From one Pseudopipra pipra isolate bDixPip1 chromosome 2, bDixPip1.hap1, whole genome shotgun sequence genomic stretch:
- the SLC5A3 gene encoding sodium/myo-inositol cotransporter gives MRAALETADIAIVALYFVLVMCIGFFAMWKYNRSTVSGYFLAGRSMTWVAIGASLFVSNIGSEHFIGLAGSGAASGFAVGAWEFNALMLLQLLGWVFVPVYIRSGVYTMPEYLSKRFGGHRIQIYFAALSLILYIFTKLSVDLYSGALFIQESLGWNLYLSVILLIGMTALLTVTGGLVAVIYTDTLQALLMIIGALTLMIISITEVGGFEEVKRRYMLAAPNITSILLTYNISNTNSCNVDPKPDALKMLREPTDEDIPWPGFLLGQTPASVWYWCADQVIVQRVLAAKNIAHAKGSTLMAGFLKLLPMFIIVVPGMISRILFADDIACINPEHCFQVCGSRAGCSNIAYPRLVMKLVPVGLRGLMMAVMIAALMSDLDSIFNSASTIFTLDVYKLIRKSATSRELMIVGRVFVAFMVVISIAWVPIIVEMQGGQMYLYIQEVADYLTPPVAALFLMGIFWKRCNEQGAFYGGMAGFVLGAVRLILAFIYRAPECDQPDTRPGFIKNIHYMYVATALFWITGIVTFVVSLLTPPPTKEQVRTTTFWAVKNRSVKETAAKGELYKAQEKSILKCNENANHIIPNGKSEENLKSLKPEDINLLVTCRDDSNPVISVSHSEVETPVDCYSNGQAALMGEKKHEEETEDPERHLKFIDWFCGFKSKTMTKRAVREVEEETVCLQMLEETPKVKLLLNTGLVCVCSLGIFMFVYFSL, from the coding sequence ATGAGGGCCGCCCTGGAGACGGCAGACATTGCCATTGTGGCCCTGTACTTCGTGCTGGTCATGTGCATAGGTTTCTTTGCCATGTGGAAGTACAATCGGAGCACCGTGAGCGGCTACTTTTTGGCAGGGCGTTCTATGACCTGGGTAGCGATCGGTGCCTCTTTGTTTGTGAGCAATATTGGAAGTGAACATTTCATTGGGCTCGCAGGATCCGGAGCGGCGAGCGGATTTGCCGTGGGCGCGTGGGAGTTCAACGCCTTAATGCTTTTGCAGCTTTTGGGATGGGTCTTCGTCCCCGTCTACATCCGGTCGGGAGTGTACACCATGCCCGAATACTTGTCCAAGCGTTTCGGAGGGCATAGGATTCAAATCTATTTTGCAGCGTTGTCTCTAATTCTTTATATCTTCACCAAACTCTCGGTTGACTTGTATTCGGGGGCGCTTTTTATCCAAGAGTCGCTAGGTTGGAACCTCTATCTGTCGGTTATCCTGCTTATCGGAATGACGGCGCTCTTGACTGTGACCGGAGGGCTGGTGGCCGTCATCTACACAGACACCCTTCAGGCCCTGCTTATGATTATCGGTGCCCTCACGCTCATGATCATAAGCATCACGGAGGTCGGTGGGTTTGAAGAAGTTAAGAGGAGGTACATGCTGGCGGCGCCGAACATCACGTCCATCCTGTTAACCTACAACATTTCCAACACCAACTCCTGCAACGTCGACCCCAAGCCCGACGCTCTTAAAATGTTGCGCGAGCCGACGGACGAAGACATTCCCTGGCCCGGATTCCTGCTGGGACAGACCCCGGCTTCCGTCTGGTACTGGTGTGCCGACCAAGTCATAGTCCAGAGAGTCTTAGCCGCGAAAAACATCGCTCATGCCAAAGGCTCCACCCTGATGGCGGGTTTCCTAAAGCTGCTGCCCATGTTCATCATCGTCGTCCCGGGCATGATCTCCCGCATCCTGTTCGCGGATGACATCGCCTGCATCAATCCTGAGCACTGCTTCCAGGTCTGCGGGAGCAGGGCCGGCTGCTCCAACATCGCCTACCCGCGGCTGGTGATGAAGCTGGTGCCGGTGGGGCTGCGGGGCCTCATGATGGCCGTGATGATCGCCGCGCTCATGAGCGACCTGGACTCCATCTTCAACAGCGCCAGCACCATCTTCACGCTCGATGTCTACAAACTCATCCGGAAAAGCGCGACGTCCCGGGAGCTCATGATCGTTGGGAGGGTCTTCGTGGCGTTCATGGTGGTGATCAGCATCGCCTGGGTGCCCATCATCGTGGAGATGCAAGGCGGGCAGATGTACCTGTACATCCAGGAGGTCGCGGACTACCTGACCCCGCCGGTGGCCGCCCTGTTCCTCATGGGGATCTTTTGGAAGCGCTGCAACGAGCAGGGGGCCTTCTACGGCGGCATGGCCGGGTTCGTGCTCGGTGCCGTCCGGTTGATACTGGCGTTTATTTACCGCGCTCCGGAGTGCGACCAGCCGGACACGAGGCCGGGCTTCATCAAAAACATCCATTACATGTACGTGGCCACGGCTCTGTTCTGGATCACCGGGATCGTGACCTTCGTGGTCAGTCTCCTGACCCCTCCGCCCACGAAGGAGCAGGTCCGGACCACCACCTTCTGGGCCGTGAAGAACAGGAGCGTCAAGGAGACGGCGGCCAAGGGGGAGCTCTACAAGGCGCAGGAGAAGAGCATCCTCAAGTGCAACGAGAACGCCAACCACATCATTCCCAACGGCAAATCCGAGGAGAACCTGAAAAGCCTCAAGCCGGAGGACATCAACCTCCTGGTGACCTGCAGAGACGACAGCAACCCGGTGATCTCGGTGAGCCACTCCGAAGTCGAGACGCCGGTGGATTGTTACTCCAACGGCCAGGCGGCTCTGATGGGCGAGAAGAAGCAcgaggaggagactgaggacCCAGAGAGACATTTGAAATTCATAGATTGGTTCTGTGGCTTTAAAAGTAAAACCATGACCAAGAGAGCTGTTCGGGAGGTCGAGGAAGAGACTGTTTGTTTACAAATGCTGGAAGAGACTCCAAAAGTTAAACTATTACTAAATACTGGACTGGTCTGTGTGTGTTCGCTTGGAATATTCATGTTTGTCTACTTCTCTTTGTGA